The uncultured Hyphomonas sp. genome includes a window with the following:
- a CDS encoding AraC family transcriptional regulator, producing MREDLEEYALTPIQYVSNESGSVVLIRSQFLAFEGEIAASHYTKFALNIGRTSHLFRRSGAGEVNAAWRRNSIAVQLANDAAIGRSDRSTMIGLAIDLSALGLAAKAGAIETRAGHIVSDTVAAHQIRSMFMGAEHHACSNAFFEQYALSIMRQLTANRSSSAAKAISPLGIRQLARVQAFIDADLTANLSVRDMAREAGMSETWFAKRFAASTGLAPFAYLTARRMERAKDLLKAGNTVTETALEVGYENASKFAAAFKRYSGQPPSAWKHSSC from the coding sequence ATGCGCGAAGACCTGGAAGAATACGCCCTCACGCCCATTCAGTATGTTTCAAATGAGTCCGGATCTGTTGTTCTGATCCGGTCGCAATTTCTTGCCTTTGAAGGCGAAATCGCCGCGTCGCACTACACCAAATTCGCGCTCAACATCGGACGGACAAGTCATCTGTTCCGCCGGTCAGGTGCCGGAGAAGTCAATGCCGCCTGGCGGCGAAACAGTATAGCTGTGCAGCTGGCCAATGATGCTGCTATTGGCAGATCGGACAGGTCCACCATGATCGGACTTGCGATTGATCTGTCTGCGCTCGGGCTTGCGGCTAAAGCTGGAGCAATTGAAACCCGGGCAGGGCATATCGTTTCGGATACTGTTGCCGCGCATCAGATACGTTCGATGTTCATGGGGGCCGAACATCATGCGTGCTCGAATGCATTCTTTGAACAATACGCCCTTTCAATCATGCGGCAACTCACAGCCAACCGCAGCAGTTCTGCTGCGAAAGCCATCAGTCCGTTGGGAATTCGTCAGCTGGCTCGCGTTCAGGCTTTCATAGATGCAGATCTCACCGCGAATCTATCGGTGCGTGACATGGCCCGTGAAGCCGGCATGTCCGAGACCTGGTTTGCAAAGCGCTTTGCAGCCTCAACCGGCCTTGCGCCATTTGCCTACCTTACGGCACGGCGAATGGAGCGAGCCAAAGACCTGCTCAAGGCAGGAAACACTGTCACGGAGACGGCGCTTGAAGTCGGCTATGAAAATGCGAGCAAGTTTGCGGCAGCCTTCAAACGCTATAGCGGCCAGCCGCCAAGTGCCTGGAAACATTCATCATGCTGA
- a CDS encoding site-specific integrase: MSDVRDFDVSDLVDRFFQSLLADYSPPDPVHPKLMDQDLNDQEFVAEDLQAELSTMLAERSYSEAIMRDASALLAERGMSEGDLNKLEWGQLLEGVARARREYINYAMFRQRSLLDPYEPEDSLFAGSRVHLGARPISTLVSASKPQTLQQGSGGTVRDRIEQYLSSADGKPNTIAEKRGVLNWFAEFVGGEMDVRAITADHLVEFKKIVTELKTNVATDTPLKLARTSIESERVHPTTAKKKFDTTKTFLRWLSSVGAIHTVPGAQLQIKVPKTPKSQKRRPFTPVELDQLFSSPMYTGCKSAAKRHEPGNLILKDDYYWMPLVLLYTGMRLAEPLQIAAQDVVVDTDHPYFDVDLAKIELKQDVSDRYVPIHPDLISFGFGDFVRKRQKEAPTKRLFRGINSKGPVGNYYSKVIGRYLNRVGLTDKRLVAHSLRHSFKDALRNAAVPEGEQHFIMGHSNSEAAHNYGAGSKIDVLWRWVAKLDLGLSEDVKARLIN; the protein is encoded by the coding sequence ATGAGTGACGTGCGCGACTTCGATGTTTCCGACCTAGTCGATAGGTTCTTTCAGTCCCTATTGGCGGATTACTCCCCGCCAGATCCGGTACACCCAAAGCTTATGGATCAGGACCTCAACGACCAAGAGTTCGTTGCTGAGGACTTGCAGGCTGAACTCTCCACCATGCTGGCCGAGCGTTCTTACTCCGAAGCGATCATGCGGGACGCGTCGGCATTGCTAGCGGAACGTGGCATGTCCGAAGGAGACCTGAATAAATTGGAGTGGGGACAGCTGCTAGAAGGCGTTGCCCGCGCGCGGCGGGAATACATCAACTATGCGATGTTCCGTCAGCGCTCGCTCCTTGACCCTTACGAGCCAGAGGACTCCTTGTTCGCAGGTAGCCGCGTGCACCTAGGTGCACGCCCAATCTCCACTTTGGTGTCCGCGTCTAAACCACAAACATTGCAGCAAGGCTCAGGTGGCACGGTTCGCGACCGGATCGAGCAGTACCTCAGTAGCGCAGACGGCAAACCAAATACCATTGCTGAGAAGCGCGGAGTCTTGAACTGGTTCGCAGAGTTTGTCGGCGGCGAAATGGATGTGCGAGCGATCACGGCTGACCATCTTGTAGAATTCAAGAAGATCGTGACCGAGTTGAAGACGAATGTCGCTACCGACACGCCTCTGAAGCTCGCGCGTACGTCTATAGAGTCGGAGCGGGTTCATCCGACTACGGCCAAGAAGAAGTTCGATACGACGAAAACCTTCCTGCGGTGGCTATCGTCTGTGGGGGCCATCCACACGGTTCCTGGGGCTCAATTGCAGATCAAGGTTCCAAAGACACCAAAAAGTCAGAAGCGGCGGCCGTTCACACCAGTCGAACTGGACCAGCTGTTCTCGTCACCCATGTACACAGGCTGCAAGAGCGCCGCGAAAAGACACGAACCTGGCAATCTGATCCTGAAAGATGACTACTACTGGATGCCGTTGGTCTTGCTGTACACTGGTATGCGCTTGGCCGAACCGTTGCAGATAGCTGCACAGGACGTGGTGGTGGACACGGACCACCCGTACTTCGACGTCGACTTGGCCAAGATCGAACTCAAGCAGGATGTCTCAGACAGGTACGTGCCGATCCATCCAGACCTGATCAGCTTTGGATTTGGAGACTTTGTCCGAAAGAGACAGAAGGAGGCGCCTACCAAGCGGCTATTCCGCGGGATCAATTCCAAGGGGCCTGTGGGCAATTACTATTCCAAGGTAATAGGCCGGTACCTGAACCGCGTAGGCCTGACAGATAAGCGGCTTGTCGCTCATAGTTTGCGGCATAGCTTCAAGGACGCTCTGCGCAATGCGGCCGTGCCGGAAGGAGAGCAGCATTTTATCATGGGACATAGCAACAGCGAAGCGGCCCATAACTACGGCGCAGGCAGCAAGATTGACGTGCTGTGGAGGTGGGTCGCGAAGCTTGATCTGGGTTTATCAGAAGATGTGAAAGCGCGCCTTATAAACTGA
- a CDS encoding endonuclease NucS domain-containing protein: MAKAKITEASIRDYIADHLNLIEPGLTLVDTEFRLPNKQGASGFLDIFARDAAGKLVIIEIKRTDSAAREAIQELYKYVPLLREKFLVKDTDVRLILLSVEWHELATPYAEFAAMAPFEVTAGAIILDVNGTPVAIEPMTSATLPSERKMGVRHFLWGFPDEATAAKAVAVIAHRVQRFGLTDFVLIQSRATKPILGGRSFLYFAQRELRFEEYLTLISASFSEEQLEEFRENIADLSELEDQVAEASDAVWHLHGGVPYREIGADTAEIAHPEKGSKWFEDGAQEDIVIHRFGRFVDPWLEDQTIIDEIRGEGGESDVRLRFSAQTDSPPQMAALRQRVENVFFFNEEWLGAVMQLIRYAERKGGCARIELVAYSPDDILRAIAASAFGFPGYVPMFRLDIECNGAVERFLGLPEWDVSPPDFDKVITEHFSGDSFGYFIACHFGEQRSMNHDIMTDLGLRYSVFREGESGPERVRVQGASIVPVKGAIRSINAMIGEHAEEIGKLVEIFMTTDPGFAETIQAFVNSDHNVAERKLAEMLESEAAPAAETYWCGDISDCDLCGQPFAPMRFMIDAILRGGVGANVCALCFLQEGRCIGTGRGQVYEASHKGWRHVAG, translated from the coding sequence ATGGCCAAAGCAAAAATCACTGAAGCCAGTATCCGCGATTACATTGCTGATCATCTCAACTTGATCGAGCCGGGGCTGACTCTGGTCGACACTGAATTCCGCCTGCCGAACAAGCAAGGCGCTTCAGGTTTTCTCGACATCTTCGCGCGCGACGCGGCGGGCAAGCTTGTGATCATAGAGATTAAGCGGACCGACTCGGCGGCGCGCGAGGCGATCCAGGAACTCTACAAATATGTTCCGCTGCTGCGCGAGAAATTCCTGGTGAAGGACACAGATGTCCGCCTGATCCTATTGTCAGTGGAGTGGCACGAACTCGCCACGCCCTACGCCGAATTTGCTGCCATGGCTCCGTTTGAGGTGACCGCCGGCGCAATCATTCTCGATGTAAATGGCACGCCGGTCGCGATCGAGCCCATGACGTCGGCCACGCTTCCAAGCGAGCGCAAGATGGGGGTCCGACATTTCCTCTGGGGGTTCCCGGATGAAGCGACTGCTGCCAAAGCGGTGGCGGTGATTGCGCATCGGGTGCAGCGCTTCGGTCTCACCGACTTCGTGCTCATTCAGAGCCGCGCGACCAAGCCGATCCTCGGCGGCCGCTCCTTCCTCTATTTCGCGCAGCGCGAGTTACGCTTCGAAGAATACCTAACACTGATTAGTGCCAGCTTCAGTGAAGAACAACTCGAGGAGTTTCGCGAGAACATTGCAGATCTCTCCGAACTTGAAGATCAGGTGGCCGAGGCATCTGATGCAGTGTGGCACCTCCATGGCGGGGTGCCCTATCGCGAGATCGGCGCCGACACGGCCGAGATCGCTCATCCCGAAAAGGGGAGTAAATGGTTTGAGGATGGCGCGCAGGAGGATATCGTCATCCATCGCTTTGGCCGGTTCGTTGACCCTTGGCTTGAGGACCAGACCATCATCGATGAAATCCGCGGTGAAGGTGGCGAATCTGACGTCCGCCTGCGTTTCTCGGCGCAAACGGATTCGCCACCGCAGATGGCGGCATTGCGTCAACGGGTCGAAAATGTCTTCTTCTTCAACGAGGAGTGGCTTGGCGCAGTCATGCAGCTCATTAGGTACGCTGAACGCAAGGGTGGGTGTGCGAGGATTGAGCTCGTTGCCTATAGCCCAGACGATATCCTGCGCGCGATCGCCGCTTCCGCATTTGGGTTCCCCGGCTATGTCCCGATGTTTAGGCTCGACATCGAGTGCAATGGCGCGGTCGAGCGTTTCTTAGGTCTCCCCGAATGGGATGTCTCGCCGCCAGATTTCGACAAAGTGATCACCGAGCATTTTTCTGGCGATAGCTTCGGCTATTTCATAGCCTGCCACTTCGGCGAGCAAAGGTCTATGAACCACGACATCATGACCGATCTAGGTTTGCGCTACTCGGTGTTCCGCGAAGGCGAATCCGGCCCCGAACGGGTCCGCGTTCAGGGTGCATCGATTGTCCCGGTCAAAGGCGCTATCCGTTCGATAAACGCCATGATCGGAGAGCACGCAGAAGAGATCGGCAAGCTCGTCGAGATATTCATGACGACCGATCCAGGCTTTGCAGAGACGATCCAGGCCTTTGTCAACAGCGACCACAATGTCGCAGAACGCAAGCTCGCAGAGATGCTTGAGAGTGAAGCTGCACCAGCAGCGGAAACGTACTGGTGCGGCGACATCAGCGATTGTGACCTATGCGGTCAGCCGTTCGCACCGATGCGCTTTATGATCGACGCCATCTTGCGCGGCGGCGTCGGTGCCAACGTCTGTGCGCTGTGCTTCCTGCAAGAGGGGCGCTGCATCGGCACCGGGCGCGGCCAAGTCTATGAGGCGAGCCACAAAGGGTGGCGGCACGTCGCCGGATAA
- a CDS encoding HEPN domain-containing protein has protein sequence MTEDEIEQELHSFLEEWASTQSDIKKSIGSKDLSQIDGSSLSVQMVMGNTLVNKIGMSHLVTAAKGILEREHLQRQITLSTAVKVVDQVITAERESYQTSGKFNLKHVIKQSTANIRHSPTMSGTFVLPANIAMGVDHDETDLTVGPIKIVSRSVLDKLYPATPAELDNADKSEIRGSFSREVWTDYTQNYDHFILVPINNHERELGKRSAELGAEFVLNLLRLLVGFRGGRRILLAGDAPPKTWTAELVVSDINEREYSASRGSYGAPFEKGWQKFFTSHLNSVIYITTSLVPQLIRGCDLSDPVIERLVYSNDLISNSFKDTYAPMRLVSITSALEALTMLSSADNLKADELAKRCSIAGAMGDLQRKSDIYDQVYNAYKVRNEIVHGDSPSETDIYKAMTPLEDSLYYVVLKLIEFLGWLQANYSPQSARPLRRKFTEQFESYFASP, from the coding sequence ATGACTGAAGACGAAATCGAACAGGAACTTCACTCCTTCCTAGAGGAATGGGCTTCCACCCAATCCGACATCAAAAAGAGTATCGGATCAAAAGACTTATCCCAGATTGATGGGAGCAGCCTGTCTGTTCAAATGGTCATGGGAAATACCCTCGTCAACAAAATTGGAATGAGCCATCTCGTGACCGCGGCTAAGGGGATACTGGAACGCGAACATCTCCAGCGGCAGATAACACTTTCCACAGCTGTCAAAGTTGTCGATCAGGTAATAACTGCTGAACGGGAAAGCTACCAAACCTCAGGTAAGTTCAACCTGAAGCATGTGATTAAGCAGTCTACAGCCAACATCAGGCATAGTCCTACTATGAGTGGCACTTTCGTGTTGCCAGCAAATATTGCGATGGGGGTGGACCATGATGAAACTGATCTCACTGTTGGCCCCATCAAGATCGTATCAAGGAGCGTGCTTGATAAGCTCTATCCTGCCACCCCCGCTGAGCTGGACAACGCTGACAAATCGGAAATAAGGGGGTCATTCAGCCGGGAAGTTTGGACAGACTACACACAGAACTACGACCACTTCATCTTGGTGCCAATCAACAACCATGAAAGAGAGTTGGGAAAACGCTCTGCCGAGCTGGGCGCGGAATTCGTGCTTAATCTGCTTAGATTATTGGTTGGCTTTAGAGGTGGTCGCCGTATTTTGTTGGCTGGTGATGCTCCACCAAAGACGTGGACCGCTGAGCTGGTGGTGTCGGACATCAATGAGCGCGAATATTCAGCTTCACGTGGGTCCTACGGAGCCCCCTTCGAGAAAGGTTGGCAGAAGTTTTTTACTTCTCATCTCAACTCCGTCATCTACATTACCACATCGTTGGTCCCTCAATTGATCCGCGGCTGTGATCTTTCTGATCCAGTGATTGAAAGGCTGGTCTATTCTAACGATTTGATCTCCAACTCGTTCAAAGACACCTACGCCCCAATGCGACTCGTAAGCATCACCTCGGCCCTAGAGGCCCTGACTATGCTATCGTCTGCCGACAATCTGAAAGCGGACGAACTGGCGAAACGATGCTCCATAGCGGGGGCTATGGGGGACCTACAGCGGAAATCAGACATCTACGATCAGGTCTACAATGCTTACAAAGTCCGAAACGAAATTGTGCATGGAGATAGTCCGAGCGAAACGGACATCTACAAAGCGATGACGCCCTTGGAAGACAGCTTGTACTATGTGGTATTGAAGCTCATTGAATTCCTTGGGTGGCTACAAGCGAACTACAGCCCACAATCTGCGCGGCCATTAAGGCGCAAATTCACGGAGCAATTCGAAAGCTATTTTGCCTCACCCTGA
- a CDS encoding helix-turn-helix transcriptional regulator, giving the protein MANNSRITQSTLSQNGITPNQDYEGNSFFVLEAFVAKSLRSEAHQVLIQELKKARHAAGLSQQQVADVLGVRQSYVAKVELGERRIDVVEFLQLVDAVSASWPDILKRVSAVGP; this is encoded by the coding sequence TTGGCAAACAACAGCCGCATCACTCAATCCACATTATCCCAAAATGGGATTACCCCCAATCAGGATTACGAGGGCAACTCCTTTTTTGTCCTCGAGGCGTTTGTGGCTAAGTCCCTAAGATCTGAAGCGCACCAGGTGCTCATTCAGGAGCTGAAGAAGGCGCGCCACGCTGCTGGTCTTTCTCAGCAGCAGGTTGCTGACGTGCTCGGCGTTCGCCAATCCTATGTCGCCAAGGTGGAACTGGGGGAACGTCGCATCGATGTGGTCGAATTTCTCCAGCTCGTCGATGCAGTGAGCGCTTCATGGCCAGACATCCTGAAGCGCGTGAGTGCTGTGGGACCGTGA
- a CDS encoding cytosine permease — MKDDVHVISPENRKPAWLLLGVWMGFIVVAGTMVAGGSLTQSFSFGNIVVLTLVANVLLGGIAAVFGYVGATTGSSFAHLSRLAFPGVSHRLVSLYVPIVLTFWFAVLASILGQYLVGTFHWNDSYTVPISMALCFLLSVTSYFGIQHLGILSAITVPLIVILGSYAVAVSPITGQEAASQIGSISAVNTGLGVIVSTWIMGATLNIPDITRFARSGRAGALIGLAGIVVGNSFNIIIGARAALIGGTADPGPLLLALGLPALGFVFVVANLWTTNDNNMYSASLGLSEAGQVSRRRSVLILASIAAVLVLFNVGNLQTIMSGILLMGATAPALAAVVLSSYLSRKVEAGASSVGFPWQAWVAWFGGAAISLNVEGILGLVVGTISAFAIHRGLSYAMQAIRN; from the coding sequence ATGAAAGATGATGTCCACGTTATTTCGCCTGAAAACAGGAAACCTGCTTGGCTACTGCTCGGGGTTTGGATGGGGTTTATCGTCGTTGCCGGCACAATGGTCGCCGGCGGTTCCCTGACCCAGTCATTCAGTTTCGGGAATATCGTCGTCCTGACCCTGGTGGCCAATGTCCTACTCGGGGGCATAGCGGCGGTCTTTGGTTATGTCGGTGCGACGACTGGGAGCTCCTTCGCCCATTTGAGCCGGCTGGCCTTTCCAGGCGTGTCTCACAGGTTGGTATCGCTCTATGTGCCGATCGTGTTGACGTTCTGGTTTGCTGTGCTCGCCTCGATCCTCGGACAATACTTGGTGGGAACCTTTCATTGGAACGATAGCTACACGGTGCCGATATCCATGGCGCTGTGCTTCCTGCTTAGCGTAACTTCATATTTCGGAATCCAGCACCTCGGAATTTTAAGCGCGATTACCGTGCCATTGATCGTGATCCTGGGGAGTTATGCTGTCGCCGTCTCGCCAATTACGGGGCAAGAGGCTGCTTCGCAGATCGGCAGCATTTCCGCTGTGAACACTGGCCTTGGCGTGATTGTCAGTACCTGGATCATGGGTGCAACGCTGAACATCCCAGACATTACCCGCTTTGCAAGGAGCGGACGTGCCGGGGCGCTTATTGGCCTTGCGGGCATTGTCGTTGGTAACAGCTTCAACATCATTATCGGGGCGAGGGCAGCCCTTATCGGCGGGACTGCAGACCCGGGCCCATTGCTGCTCGCCTTGGGATTGCCGGCCCTCGGCTTCGTGTTCGTCGTCGCAAATCTCTGGACAACGAATGACAACAATATGTACTCGGCGTCCCTCGGGCTTTCGGAAGCGGGGCAGGTATCGAGGAGGCGGTCGGTCCTTATCCTAGCGAGCATCGCAGCCGTGCTTGTTCTCTTCAATGTCGGCAACCTCCAGACAATCATGTCTGGAATCCTGCTCATGGGGGCGACCGCGCCTGCCCTCGCGGCGGTTGTCTTGTCGAGCTACCTATCACGGAAAGTTGAGGCAGGTGCCAGTAGCGTCGGATTCCCGTGGCAAGCGTGGGTGGCGTGGTTTGGCGGGGCGGCCATCAGCTTGAATGTGGAGGGGATTTTGGGTCTAGTAGTTGGCACGATATCAGCATTTGCCATTCATCGAGGGTTAAGTTACGCAATGCAAGCTATACGAAATTGA
- a CDS encoding YcaO-like family protein has product MSLAASCGIIFHEGAEAEKLIEFHADTHSRRRVLSAVLNDTFSDLTPEELALRDAVVSQLGQSIISELRKSPSTLTLPSALLKFDFDIPLDVILQQADDRLLRDSAEICQALEIRFEQREDRCLSDAGVTVLEVLRDDDAVVAEGKGMGREASTLSALGEAIERFCLEMPDLADSFFGSQTQLETQDVLVPSMDLGTYDCFHRELPLRWLPGRTSRNEVVAIPADLVSTSIEPFGPAKVFAFQSTAGVACGPTPEFAAYRALAEVIETDAYALHVRLGVYDEQLEIDALGFDSSLGDLVECVQRQGIEIKAYLIQFDHLFPVVHCVLVNRNGRLPALAHGLGSGFSINAAMKTSLVEALQVFSDLTKISSLCLEESIFPAQTQKHPELYWIDPANQEEILSVLQFKKSVGIKRKTSPVTDVSLASMIDFEENALGQISFYPVGYPRFGQHVVKAYAERQVLLHDLTKSPQSRLRLFMKRNGIDRESKIPILT; this is encoded by the coding sequence TTGAGCTTGGCGGCCAGCTGCGGAATCATTTTCCACGAGGGCGCAGAGGCAGAAAAGCTCATTGAGTTCCATGCAGACACTCACTCGCGGCGGCGAGTGTTATCGGCTGTTCTGAACGACACATTCTCTGACCTAACGCCTGAAGAACTGGCTTTAAGAGACGCTGTCGTTTCACAGCTTGGCCAGAGCATAATTTCTGAGCTCAGGAAGTCACCTTCTACACTGACGCTTCCATCCGCGCTCCTGAAGTTCGATTTTGATATCCCTCTTGATGTGATTTTGCAGCAGGCTGACGATCGGCTGCTCCGGGATAGCGCCGAAATTTGCCAGGCGTTGGAAATTCGATTTGAGCAGAGAGAAGATCGGTGCCTATCTGATGCCGGTGTCACTGTCCTGGAAGTCTTGCGCGACGATGATGCGGTTGTCGCTGAGGGCAAGGGGATGGGGCGGGAAGCATCAACGTTGTCCGCCTTGGGTGAGGCCATTGAACGCTTCTGTTTGGAGATGCCAGACCTTGCTGATTCCTTCTTCGGCAGTCAGACCCAGTTAGAGACGCAAGATGTACTTGTACCATCTATGGACCTCGGCACCTATGACTGCTTCCATCGGGAATTGCCATTGCGCTGGTTGCCGGGCCGGACATCCCGCAATGAAGTAGTTGCAATTCCTGCCGATTTGGTGAGCACATCGATCGAGCCGTTCGGCCCTGCAAAAGTGTTTGCATTTCAGAGTACCGCAGGGGTTGCTTGCGGACCGACGCCGGAATTTGCGGCGTATCGAGCACTAGCGGAAGTGATCGAAACGGACGCCTACGCCCTGCACGTGCGGTTAGGCGTATACGACGAACAGCTGGAGATTGATGCGCTCGGGTTTGATAGTTCCCTGGGCGACCTCGTTGAATGTGTTCAGCGGCAGGGTATTGAGATAAAGGCATACCTAATTCAGTTCGACCACCTGTTTCCCGTGGTTCACTGCGTTCTTGTAAATAGGAATGGACGGTTACCGGCTCTGGCTCACGGGCTAGGTTCGGGATTTAGTATCAACGCTGCGATGAAAACGTCTCTAGTTGAGGCGCTCCAGGTTTTCTCAGATCTAACCAAGATTTCCAGCCTCTGTCTCGAGGAAAGTATTTTTCCTGCACAAACACAAAAGCACCCAGAATTGTATTGGATCGATCCTGCGAACCAGGAAGAGATACTGTCCGTTCTGCAATTCAAGAAGTCAGTCGGTATAAAGAGAAAAACCAGCCCGGTGACGGATGTAAGCCTGGCAAGCATGATTGACTTCGAAGAGAACGCTCTGGGGCAGATAAGTTTTTATCCGGTCGGATATCCACGCTTTGGCCAGCATGTCGTCAAGGCATATGCAGAACGGCAGGTGTTGCTGCATGACCTTACCAAGAGTCCGCAGAGCCGGTTGCGGCTGTTTATGAAGCGCAACGGAATCGATCGTGAGAGCAAAATTCCGATTCTGACCTGA